One part of the Streptomyces sp. AM 2-1-1 genome encodes these proteins:
- a CDS encoding LytTR family DNA-binding domain-containing protein, whose translation MLRVLAVDDEEPALEELLYLLRADPRIHSAEGATGATEALRRIGAAVDAGPDDPGAVDVVFLDIHMAGLTGLDVAQLLAGFAAPPLIVFVTAHEGFALQAFDLKAVDYVLKPVRRERLAEAVRRVAEQVGERTAPPHDTGGDPVQVELGGVIRFVPVEDIAYAEAQGDYARLHTDTGSHLVRIALTALEERWRSRGFVRIHRRHLVALARIDELRLDAGAMSVRIGGAELAVSRRHSRALRDLLMRQGSR comes from the coding sequence ATGCTCCGCGTACTCGCCGTCGACGACGAAGAACCGGCCCTGGAGGAACTCCTCTACCTCCTGCGTGCCGACCCCCGCATCCACAGCGCCGAAGGCGCCACGGGCGCCACCGAGGCGCTGCGCCGCATCGGTGCCGCGGTCGACGCCGGACCGGACGACCCCGGCGCCGTCGACGTGGTCTTCCTGGACATCCACATGGCCGGCCTCACCGGTCTCGACGTTGCCCAGCTCCTCGCCGGGTTCGCCGCGCCGCCGCTCATCGTCTTCGTCACCGCCCACGAGGGCTTCGCCCTGCAGGCCTTCGACCTCAAGGCCGTCGACTACGTGCTCAAGCCCGTGCGCCGCGAACGCCTCGCCGAAGCGGTGCGCCGCGTCGCCGAACAGGTGGGGGAGCGCACCGCGCCCCCGCACGACACCGGCGGCGATCCGGTACAGGTCGAACTCGGCGGAGTGATCCGGTTCGTGCCCGTCGAGGACATCGCGTACGCGGAGGCCCAGGGCGACTACGCCCGCCTGCACACCGACACCGGGAGCCACCTGGTGCGTATCGCGCTGACCGCGCTGGAGGAGAGGTGGCGCTCCCGGGGATTCGTCCGCATCCACCGCCGCCACCTCGTCGCGCTCGCCCGCATCGACGAACTCCGCCTGGACGCCGGCGCCATGAGCGTCCGCATCGGCGGCGCGGAACTCGCCGTGAGCCGCCGCCACAGCCGGGCCCTGCGCGACCTGCTGATGCGCCAGGGCAGCCGCTGA
- a CDS encoding aldo/keto reductase has protein sequence MRRSTLGRTAVEVTELSFGAAAIGNLFRAVDPEQAALAVDAAWEEGVRHFDTAPHYGLGLSERRLGAALRSRPRASYTLSTKVGRILDPLPGGNPEQGGLDDGFAVPVTHRRRWDFSADGVRRSLEESLRRLGLDRVDVVYLHDPDDHAEAAFGEAYPELERLRGEGVVGAIGAGMNRTAMLTRFLRDTDVDVVLCAGRHTLLDGSALDALLPEAEARGRSVVVGGVFNSGLLADPRPEAPYDYATAPAALVERALRMKAVTEAYGVPLRAAALHHSLAHPAVATVLVGTRSPAEVRDTAALLRTPPPPALWEELRAAGLLPAPGAPAGSRTPEER, from the coding sequence ATGCGGCGCAGCACACTGGGACGTACCGCCGTCGAGGTCACCGAGCTCTCGTTCGGGGCCGCGGCCATCGGCAACCTCTTCCGAGCCGTCGACCCCGAGCAGGCGGCCCTCGCCGTGGACGCCGCCTGGGAGGAGGGCGTCCGCCACTTCGACACCGCCCCGCACTACGGTCTCGGCCTCTCGGAGCGCCGACTCGGCGCCGCGCTGCGCTCCCGGCCCCGCGCCTCGTACACCCTCTCCACCAAGGTCGGGCGGATCCTCGACCCGCTGCCGGGCGGGAATCCCGAGCAGGGAGGGCTGGACGACGGGTTCGCCGTCCCGGTGACGCACCGCAGGCGGTGGGACTTCAGCGCCGACGGGGTGCGCCGGTCCTTGGAGGAGAGCCTGCGGCGCCTCGGCCTCGACCGCGTCGACGTCGTCTACCTGCACGATCCGGACGACCACGCCGAAGCCGCCTTCGGCGAGGCCTACCCGGAGCTGGAACGGCTGCGCGGCGAAGGTGTCGTCGGCGCGATCGGCGCCGGGATGAACCGGACCGCGATGCTCACCCGCTTCCTGCGGGACACCGATGTCGACGTGGTCCTCTGCGCCGGCCGCCACACCCTGCTCGACGGCAGCGCGCTGGACGCGCTGCTGCCCGAGGCCGAGGCCCGGGGCCGGAGCGTCGTCGTCGGCGGGGTCTTCAACTCCGGCCTCCTCGCCGACCCGCGCCCCGAGGCGCCGTACGACTACGCGACCGCCCCCGCCGCACTCGTGGAACGCGCCCTGCGCATGAAAGCCGTCACCGAGGCGTACGGGGTGCCGCTGCGCGCCGCCGCCCTGCACCACTCCCTCGCCCACCCGGCCGTCGCCACCGTCCTCGTCGGCACCCGCTCACCGGCCGAGGTGCGGGACACCGCCGCCCTGCTGCGCACCCCGCCCCCTCCCGCCCTCTGGGAGGAACTGCGCGCCGCGGGACTCCTCCCGGCCCCCGGCGCACCCGCCGGCTCCCGCACTCCCGAGGAGCGGTGA
- a CDS encoding DNA-formamidopyrimidine glycosylase family protein, translating into MPELPEVEALRVFLGDHLVGREIAHVLPLSVNVLKTYDPPPAALDGATVTSVDRHGKFLDIGAGELHLVTHLARAGWLQWRETFPAKPPGPGKGPLAFRAVLTGGDGFDLTEMGSKKRLAVYLVRDPMDVPGIARLGPDPLAPDFDREAFAALLGGESRQIKGALRDQSLIAGIGNAYSDEILHVAKMSPFKRTSALGDDDIDHLYAAMRTTLEDAVARSSGGAAGRLKAEKRGGMRVHGRAGEACPVCGDTILEVSFSDSALQYCPTCQTGGKPLADRRTSRFLK; encoded by the coding sequence ATGCCCGAGCTGCCGGAAGTCGAAGCCCTGCGGGTCTTCCTCGGCGACCACCTGGTCGGCAGGGAGATCGCCCACGTCCTCCCGCTCTCCGTCAACGTGCTCAAGACGTACGACCCGCCGCCCGCCGCCCTGGACGGCGCGACGGTCACCTCGGTCGACCGCCACGGCAAGTTCCTCGACATCGGGGCGGGAGAGCTCCACCTCGTCACCCATCTGGCCCGGGCCGGCTGGCTCCAGTGGCGGGAGACCTTCCCCGCCAAGCCTCCGGGTCCTGGCAAGGGACCCCTCGCCTTCCGCGCCGTCCTCACCGGGGGGGACGGCTTCGACCTGACCGAGATGGGCAGCAAGAAGCGGCTCGCCGTGTACCTCGTCCGCGACCCGATGGACGTGCCCGGTATCGCCCGGCTCGGTCCCGACCCGCTGGCCCCCGACTTCGACCGGGAGGCGTTCGCCGCCCTGCTCGGCGGGGAGAGCCGCCAGATCAAGGGCGCGCTGCGCGACCAGTCGCTGATCGCCGGCATCGGCAACGCCTACAGCGACGAGATCCTGCACGTCGCGAAGATGTCCCCGTTCAAACGCACCTCCGCCCTCGGCGACGACGACATCGACCACCTGTACGCGGCGATGCGCACCACACTCGAAGACGCGGTCGCCCGTTCCAGCGGCGGCGCCGCGGGCAGGCTGAAGGCCGAGAAGCGCGGCGGCATGCGCGTCCACGGGCGGGCGGGGGAGGCGTGCCCGGTCTGTGGTGACACCATCCTGGAGGTGTCGTTCAGCGACTCCGCCCTCCAGTACTGCCCCACCTGCCAGACCGGCGGCAAGCCCCTCGCCGACCGCAGGACGTCACGCTTCCTGAAGTAG
- a CDS encoding wax ester/triacylglycerol synthase family O-acyltransferase: MGAELLAPLDLAFWHLESEAHPMHLGALAVFSPVPGRPLPDVLELLRERAAAVPRLRMRVRDVLLPLGGAAWSADEDFDVRRHVRRAALPPGGFMAATTSLAGDLMERPLARGLPPWEMYLLEGAEAGGEFAVLVKLHHALADGMRAVAIGAGIFDEIAAATARPRMPVRGAPVPPRSWMPGPREVAGLALGRLEEVGRALGVGASVMRASRLAPGAVGALAAGSSGTRRLVTADLDAAAVQRVRRAEGGTANDVLLAVVAGALRRWITGRGEELPGGDPRALVPVSRRRPGGAARDGNRLSAYLLGLPVSEPDARRRLRAVRAAMERNKAAGPLKGAGAVAVLADRLPPLAHRFGAPLAGGAARMLFDLLVTHVPLPRAALSLGGCPLRSLYPMAPLARGQSLAVALSPYGGSVQVGLVADGKALPDLELLAAAMTEELAALQELVPRTPELTPLTA; the protein is encoded by the coding sequence ATGGGTGCCGAACTGCTCGCCCCGCTCGATCTGGCCTTCTGGCACCTGGAATCCGAGGCCCACCCCATGCACCTCGGCGCGCTCGCCGTCTTCTCCCCGGTGCCCGGGCGCCCGCTGCCGGACGTGCTGGAGCTGCTCCGGGAGCGCGCGGCGGCCGTGCCCCGGCTTCGGATGCGGGTACGGGACGTCCTGCTGCCCCTGGGGGGCGCGGCCTGGTCGGCGGACGAGGACTTCGACGTGCGCCGGCACGTGCGCCGAGCCGCTCTGCCGCCCGGTGGCTTCATGGCGGCGACGACCTCGCTCGCGGGTGACCTGATGGAACGTCCTCTCGCCCGGGGGCTGCCGCCCTGGGAGATGTACCTCCTGGAGGGCGCGGAAGCGGGCGGGGAATTCGCCGTACTGGTGAAACTGCACCACGCGCTGGCCGACGGCATGCGCGCCGTCGCGATCGGCGCGGGCATCTTCGACGAGATCGCGGCCGCCACCGCCCGCCCCAGGATGCCGGTGCGCGGTGCTCCCGTGCCGCCGCGCTCCTGGATGCCCGGCCCCCGGGAGGTCGCCGGCCTCGCCCTCGGCCGCCTGGAGGAAGTCGGCCGGGCGCTGGGCGTCGGAGCGTCCGTGATGCGCGCGAGCCGGCTCGCGCCCGGCGCTGTCGGCGCGCTGGCGGCCGGATCCAGCGGCACCCGGCGGCTCGTCACCGCCGACCTGGACGCGGCGGCCGTACAACGCGTCCGCAGGGCCGAAGGCGGTACGGCCAACGACGTGCTGCTCGCCGTCGTCGCCGGAGCGCTGCGGCGCTGGATCACCGGCCGGGGGGAGGAACTGCCCGGCGGCGATCCCCGGGCCCTGGTACCCGTCTCGCGCCGCCGCCCCGGCGGGGCCGCCCGGGACGGCAACCGGCTCTCCGCCTACCTGCTCGGTCTGCCGGTCTCCGAGCCGGACGCCCGCCGCCGACTGCGGGCCGTGCGCGCCGCGATGGAGCGCAACAAGGCGGCCGGCCCGCTCAAGGGCGCCGGAGCCGTCGCCGTCCTGGCCGACCGGCTTCCGCCGCTGGCCCACCGGTTCGGCGCTCCCCTCGCCGGTGGCGCGGCCCGGATGCTCTTCGACCTCCTGGTCACCCACGTGCCGCTGCCGCGCGCCGCCCTGTCGCTGGGCGGCTGCCCGCTGCGCTCCCTCTACCCGATGGCGCCGTTGGCCCGGGGTCAGTCGCTCGCGGTGGCGCTCTCCCCGTACGGCGGGAGCGTCCAGGTCGGTCTGGTCGCCGACGGCAAGGCGCTGCCCGATCTCGAACTGCTCGCGGCCGCGATGACCGAGGAGCTGGCCGCGCTCCAGGAACTCGTACCGCGCACGCCGGAGCTCACCCCGCTCACTGCGTAG
- a CDS encoding amidohydrolase family protein, with protein MAVPAAIVDAHHHVWDLSVRDQEWITGEELAPLRRTFTLADLEPEARAAGVRATVLVQTVAVAEETPELLALAHGSDLVAGVVGWTDLTAPDVAGALAALRALPGGDRLTGIRHQVQGERDPRWLLRPDVLRGLAAVADARLAYDLIVRPHQLPAARAAAELVPGLTFVLDHAGKPPVAEGVLTPWADDLRALAALPHTVCKLSGLVTEADPRRWRDQDLRPYTDVLLDAFGPDRLMFGSDWPVCRLAASYPQVLRTASTLTADLSEDERDAVFAGTATRVYRLG; from the coding sequence ATGGCGGTGCCCGCGGCGATCGTCGACGCCCACCACCACGTCTGGGACCTCTCCGTACGCGACCAGGAGTGGATCACCGGCGAGGAGCTCGCCCCCCTCCGGCGCACCTTCACCCTCGCCGACCTGGAACCCGAGGCACGGGCCGCGGGCGTGCGCGCCACCGTCCTCGTGCAGACCGTCGCGGTCGCCGAGGAGACACCCGAACTCCTCGCCCTCGCCCACGGCAGCGATCTCGTCGCCGGGGTCGTGGGCTGGACCGACCTCACCGCCCCAGACGTGGCCGGTGCCCTCGCCGCCCTGCGGGCCCTGCCCGGCGGCGACCGGCTGACCGGCATCCGCCACCAGGTGCAGGGTGAGCGCGACCCGCGCTGGCTGCTCCGCCCCGACGTGCTGCGCGGCCTGGCGGCCGTCGCCGACGCCCGCCTCGCCTACGACCTGATCGTCCGGCCCCACCAACTGCCCGCCGCCAGGGCCGCCGCCGAGCTCGTGCCCGGGCTCACCTTCGTACTCGACCACGCGGGCAAGCCACCCGTCGCCGAAGGCGTCCTCACCCCGTGGGCGGACGACCTGCGTGCGCTGGCCGCCCTGCCCCACACGGTCTGCAAGCTCTCCGGCCTCGTCACCGAGGCGGACCCGCGCCGCTGGAGAGACCAGGACCTGCGCCCGTACACCGACGTCCTCCTCGACGCCTTCGGACCGGACCGGCTGATGTTCGGCTCGGACTGGCCGGTGTGCCGGCTCGCCGCCTCGTACCCGCAGGTCCTCCGGACCGCGAGCACCCTCACCGCGGACCTCTCCGAGGACGAGCGCGACGCCGTCTTCGCCGGAACGGCGACCCGCGTGTACCGGCTGGGCTGA
- a CDS encoding cation acetate symporter, producing MNAPDHTASWIAVATVVLATVLVGGFGLRISRTTSDFYVASRSVRPRLNAAAISGEYLSAASFLGIAGLVLVHGPDMLWYPVGYTAGYLVLLFFVAAPLRRSGAYTLPDFAEGRLESRQVRRLVSVFVVGAGWLYLVPQLQGAGLTLQILTGAPGWLGDVLVASVVVVAVAAGGMRSITFVQVFQYWLKLTALLVPALFLVLAWQGDGRPAVTFGGQHSVFRADHPLYATYGLIVATFLGTMGLPHVVVRFYTSPNGRDARRTTVAVLALVGLFYLLPPVYGALGRLYTPELRGGGDADAAVLLLPARVIGGLGGDLLGALIAGGAFAAFLSTASGLTVAVAGVITQDVLPQRGVRYFRPATVLAIAVPLAGSLLVSRVPVADAVAMAFAVSASSFCPLLVLGIWWRRLTPPGAIAGLLLGGGSALLAVAITVSGAVRPPGWPHALLAWPAVWSVPVGFLAMILVSLATPGRVPAGTNAAMTRFHLPEALAAGRDR from the coding sequence GTGAACGCGCCCGACCACACGGCGTCGTGGATCGCGGTCGCCACGGTCGTCCTGGCCACGGTCCTCGTCGGCGGATTCGGGCTGCGGATCTCCCGCACCACCTCCGACTTCTACGTCGCCTCCCGCTCGGTGCGCCCCCGGCTGAACGCGGCGGCGATCAGCGGCGAGTACCTCTCCGCGGCCTCCTTCCTCGGCATCGCCGGGCTGGTGCTCGTGCACGGCCCCGACATGCTCTGGTACCCGGTCGGCTACACGGCCGGCTACCTCGTGCTCCTCTTCTTCGTCGCGGCCCCGCTGCGCCGCTCGGGGGCGTACACCCTGCCGGACTTCGCCGAGGGCCGCCTCGAGTCGCGCCAGGTGCGCCGCCTGGTCAGCGTGTTCGTGGTCGGCGCGGGCTGGCTCTACCTCGTCCCCCAGCTCCAGGGCGCCGGGCTCACCCTGCAGATCCTCACCGGCGCGCCCGGGTGGCTCGGGGACGTGCTCGTCGCCTCGGTCGTGGTGGTCGCGGTCGCCGCGGGCGGGATGCGGTCGATCACCTTCGTCCAGGTCTTCCAGTACTGGCTGAAGCTGACCGCGCTGCTGGTCCCCGCGCTCTTCCTGGTGCTGGCCTGGCAGGGCGACGGCCGCCCCGCCGTCACCTTCGGCGGACAGCACTCCGTCTTCCGCGCCGACCACCCGCTCTACGCGACGTACGGGCTGATCGTCGCCACCTTCCTCGGCACCATGGGGCTCCCGCACGTCGTGGTCCGCTTCTACACCAGCCCCAACGGACGCGACGCGCGCCGCACCACCGTCGCCGTGCTCGCCCTGGTCGGCCTCTTCTACCTGCTGCCGCCCGTCTACGGGGCGCTCGGCCGCCTCTACACCCCCGAGCTCCGGGGCGGCGGGGACGCCGACGCCGCCGTCCTGCTGCTGCCCGCCCGGGTCATCGGCGGGCTCGGCGGCGACCTGCTGGGCGCACTGATCGCCGGGGGAGCGTTCGCCGCGTTCCTCTCGACCGCCTCCGGACTGACCGTCGCCGTGGCCGGGGTCATCACCCAGGACGTCCTGCCGCAGCGGGGCGTGCGGTACTTCCGGCCCGCCACCGTCCTCGCCATCGCCGTGCCCCTGGCCGGTTCGCTGCTCGTCAGCAGGGTGCCGGTGGCCGACGCGGTGGCGATGGCCTTCGCCGTCTCCGCCTCGTCGTTCTGCCCGCTGCTGGTGCTCGGCATCTGGTGGCGCCGGCTCACCCCACCCGGGGCGATCGCCGGACTGCTGCTCGGCGGCGGCTCGGCGCTCCTCGCCGTGGCGATCACCGTGAGCGGGGCCGTACGGCCGCCGGGATGGCCCCACGCGCTGCTGGCCTGGCCCGCCGTCTGGTCGGTACCGGTCGGCTTCCTCGCGATGATCCTCGTCTCGCTCGCCACTCCGGGGCGCGTACCGGCGGGCACCAACGCCGCGATGACCCGCTTCCACCTGCCGGAAGCCCTGGCCGCCGGGAGGGACCGATGA